The following coding sequences are from one Arachis hypogaea cultivar Tifrunner chromosome 7, arahy.Tifrunner.gnm2.J5K5, whole genome shotgun sequence window:
- the LOC140174395 gene encoding secreted RxLR effector protein 161-like yields MSRIPYASAVGAIMYTMTCTCPNVAYALGVASRYQANSCEKYWRVVKSILKYLRRTKDQFLIYGDSKLIPKGFTDTSFASDKNDSKFTLGYVFTLNGGAVSWKSSKQAIVADSMIEAEYIAVSKTAKETVWIKKFINELGVVPSIKEPLPLLCDKNGAIAQAKEPRSHQKSKHILRRYHFIREIIERGDVEIQKVAGKIMQQTHSLRRLDQKSLINTCGNWG; encoded by the coding sequence ATGAGTAGAATACCATATGCTAGTGCAGTGGGAGCTATCATGTATACCATGACATGTACATGTCCTAATGTCGCATATGCGTTAGGTGTAGCCAGTCGATATCAGGCAAATTCCTGTGAGAAATATTGGAGGGTGGTTAAATCCATTCTTAAATATTTAAGAAGAACCAAAGACCAATTCCTCATCTATGGAGATTCTAAACTTATACCAAAAGGGTTCACTGACACAAGTTTTGCCTCAGAcaaaaatgatagcaaatttaCTTTAGGTTATGTTTTCACATTAAATGGTGGTGCAGTGAGTTGGAAAAGTTCCAAACAAGCTATTGTAGCTGATTCAATGATTGAAGCTGAGTACATAGCAGTAAGTAAGACTGCTAAAGAAACTGTTTGGATAAAGAAGTTCATAAATGAGCTTGGTGTGGTGCCTTCAATTAAAGAACCACTTCCATTACTGTGTGACAAGAATGGAGCCATTGCACAAGCAAAAGAGCCAAGATCACATCAAAAATCTAAGCATATCTTGAGAAGGTATCATTTTATAAGAGAGATCATTGAACGTGGAGACGTTGAGATTCAAAAGGTTGCTGGAAAAATAATGCAGCAGACCCATTCACTAAGGCGCTTGgatcaaaagagtttgataaacACATGTGGGAATTGGGGTTGA